One window from the genome of Cryptomeria japonica chromosome 6, Sugi_1.0, whole genome shotgun sequence encodes:
- the LOC131031932 gene encoding filament-like plant protein, translating into MESPKSSSSSSWPWRKKSSQTHTHVATASPKQGTDTATASGNERGSQSLSENMVNKNLVQQHAQIAEEAVSGRQKAESDGARYKKQVEEALEQKADAEDRLHKCMKEREEEAIMRRKEWDKLRMAAEQQLVAAEAENSVILTSLQERDATLALLTKGKDKAEAQLQSLYVKMTSLLKENSRLKYELHLLNKEQQIRTDDKYTRLEQLRHVTPTKNLTMPASTHPKSSSATRKYDPQLGRISAHDLCKAQKQGIDEVHSNKEKVFETLESDLQVLRSVGCDVEANSGDADEVTCAQSLASAMIAELDHFRRDKALMLFDHKSIDLDFPNIAIEDHLTEIESVASCSDPNKTYDRRSLKQEIEIQAADRKNWRSQYARDMSDSSMIVSKYCMSITEIVKLVKALAHPLLYSTTKSFSDNKFVQSSSELSESDLQLNIEKLEVMKEKAAELGGRSVSWAAVDFLQVLVGVLNRLVKIALYRNAQRDGCSDECDDDDDDDMSGLASVSQKINTASASFNNFLSPPSKLDFNRESTPAIRHDKLPTKIGESENEQVKSWESPFPLVDKDASLEGVGVGVGVVYTPKLVGGAGHGHPSLNSKHLITPTNNSSSSSSSKLFHFNSNYIKTAIRSTISKTRTQSSVSSTTAPSYPHVKSKPPNKLLNRLLSFS; encoded by the exons ATGGAGTCACCCAagagcagcagcagcagcagctgGCCATGGAGGAAAAAGTCCTCTCAAACGCACACCCACGTTGCAACAGCTTCCCCAAAGCAG GGGACAGACACGGCAACGGCCAGTGGCAATGAGAGAGGCTCCCAAAGTTTATCTGAAAACATGGTTAACAAAAATCTCGTTCAACAGCATGCTCAGATTGCAGAAGAAGCTGTTTCAG GGAGGCAAAAGGCAGAGTCAGATGGGGCAAGATACAAGAAGCAGGTCGAAGAAGCCCTTGAGCAAAAGGCAGATGCAGAGGATCGACTTCACAAGtgtatgaaagagagagaagaggaggcAATTATGAGGCGCAAAGAGTGGGATAAACTGAGAATGGCAGCAGAGCAGCAACTGGTCGCAGCGGAGGCCGAAAACAGTGTTATACTCACTTCTCTTCAAGAACGGGATGCCACTCTTGCACTCCTGACCAAGGGGAAAGACAAAGCTGAAGCTCAACTTCAGTCTCTGTACGTCAAGATGACTAGTTTGTTGAAAGAGAATTCCAGATTGAAATACGAACTTCATCTGCTCAACAAAGAGCAGCAGATTCGGACTGATGATAAGTACACAAGACTGGAACAACTCAGACATGTGACTCCCACCAAAAATCTCACCATGCCTGCTTCGACTCATCCCAAATCCTCCTCTGCTACAAGGAAATATGATCCTCAATTGGGCAGGATTAGTGCCCATGATTTATGCAAAGCACAGAAGCAGGGGATTGATGAAGTGCATTCAAACAAAGAAAAGGTATTTGAAACTCTTGAATCTGATCTTCAAGTCTTGAGATCTGTTGGTTGTGATGTGGAAGCCAATTCAGGTGATGCAGATGAAGTAACTTGCGCTCAATCATTAGCATCTGCCATGATTGCAGAGCTGGACCACTTTAGGAGGGATAAGGCCTTAATGCTCTTCGATCACAAGTCCATCGATTTGGATTTCCCCAACATAGCCATTGAAGATCACTTGACTGAGATTGAGAGTGTTGCTTCTTGTTCTGACCCAAACAAAACATATGACAGGAGATCTCTGAAACAAGAAATTGAGATTCAGGCAGCAGACAGAAAAAATTGGAGGTCACAATATGCAAGGGATATGAGTGACAGCAGTATGATTGTTTCTAAGTATTGTATGAGTATTACTGAGATAGTGAAGCTGGTTAAAGCTCTTGCTCATCCATTACTATACTCAACCACGAAGAGCTTTTCTGACAACAAATTCGTTCAAAGTAGCTCTGAATTGAGCGAGTCCGATTTACAGTTAAATATAGAAAAGCTTGAGGTAATGAAGGAGAAAGCTGCGGAGTTAGGCGGTAGGAGTGTGTCATGGGCAGCGGTGGATTTTTTACAGGTGTTGGTCGGAGTTCTGAATCGTCTAGTCAAAATTGCATTGTACAGAAATGCCCAGAGAGATGGATGCTCCGATGAAtgtgacgacgacgacgacgacgatatGAGTGGACTTGCTTCGGTTAGCCAAAAGATTAACACTGCCTCTGCCTCCTTCAATAACTTTCTATCTCCTCCTTCAAAACT GGATTTCAATCGGGAATCGACGCCTGCAATTCGACATGACAAATTACCCACAAAG ATAGGAGAGAGTGAGAATGAGCAAGTGAAGAGTTGGGAATCTCCATTTCCATTAGTGGACAAGGACGCGAGTTTGGAGGGAGTGGGAGTGGGAGTGGGAGTGGTATATACTCCCAAACTGGTTGGAGGAGCTGGACATGGACATCCATCTCTCAATTCAAAGCATCTCATCACTCCAActaataattcttcttcttcttcttcttccaagcTCTTTCACTTCAACTCCAACTACATAAAGACTGCTATTCGCTCTACCATATCCAAAACAAGGACTCAATCAAGTGTTTCTTCAACTACAGCTCCATCATATCCCCATGTCAAGTCAAAACCTCCTAATAAACTCCTCAACCGACTTCTTTCCTTCTCATGA